From the Osmerus eperlanus chromosome 21, fOsmEpe2.1, whole genome shotgun sequence genome, one window contains:
- the LOC134007890 gene encoding up-regulator of cell proliferation-like — translation MVGQIDENSINESKLSLCQFAVPLLLPNPETQQCTLMLWAMRDIVKQFIPHPPGDSKEYVEKSIVETELPMVSFVRFRDSSLSKSKVLNDLSNSQQTHNTFVHRNMRAGNIPKTISDGLVEISWYLPSGIPNIDVFPEPVAVANLRGDIEDFPTQFKFLCETSAAMFVFCDDLDVKCIPDLSQLKLQLFIVCDFQSGLKKEAAEFQKYNVEIIEKRKNMNEAELVDKICSEVKKVLKSDHLKIKVESMVDVASQLSIPVDEECSPCDTAKYRAARVTENIKLPLQGTTWKELTRLEKEQCILKLAGDEKHESNKTEQRREQVKIGMSDSVKWFIEGLKSPEEERSYFLKWMKIILDNISRAKHSELMKRDQRQAFPEGHPDTNMKELVDRSLGTEHFLREVGQLYEASMCVPETTDLKHQLQELPTICADLMLAGFPLELMDGDVSNIPMRWVTDVLKELDSLIQLNNKIRVVTILGSQSSGKSTLLNTMFGVQFAVSSGRCTRGAFMQLIKIKHEFRDVIKCDFLMIIDTEGLKAAQLLDLTDNYKHDNELATFVVGLSDISIVNIAMENHSDVRDLLQIVAHAFLRMSQKESGKKPGCLFVHQNVPDISAPHKNRRDQKLLLEQLNEMTSVASRMEHLGKDLVFTDIINYRAEDTCYLPGLWYGSPPMAPVNQGYSEGVAKVKSYLIQTFSNKTEAAETLLDFSKSVKDLWDAVKCENFLFNFRNSLVAEAYSKLSAEFSSWEWDFQKPISIWLLEAETRVANYGLIDSQEENLLDKFAEELRTEANLQLERHGNIFVNKVAEYYKTGANLRLVEKYKNEFHIDTESRKRRMAKTVERRLEVAVDVRKCTFGVDRITKNNKTIMEKNVSELVECCRGKQKMTVEQIEQEFEKMWTETSEQLSFKCHETQNVPALITTDLHVNLTREGPKVQEMLNKSKPLENCGKDAFKVNREHIIKKLFNKNFSKSTFETEKVQDMANDTINQCLTFVAGKVKEKTDYHPAHTMELLELIENNLKKHCELDISPKIAAALKIHICGHAAREFQSMHEAFIKDKDPERNFLALKPQYCNDFKGLYYQKETRKEYKRKAK, via the exons ATGGTAGGACAGATAGATGAAAATTCTAT CAATGAATCTAAATTATCCCTGTGTCAGTTTGCTGTTCCTCTGCTGCTGCCCAACCCTGAAACACAGCAATGCACTCTGATGCTGTGGGCCATGAGGGACATTGTTAAGCAATTTATACCTCACCCTCCTGGTGACTCAAAAGAGTATGTGGAGAAAAGTATTGTAGAGACTGAGCTCCCAATGGTGTCTTTTGTTAGATTCAGAGATAGCAGCTTGTCAAAGTCTAAGGTTTTAAATGATCTCAGTAATTCCCAACAGACCCACAACACATTTGTTCACCGTAACATGAGAGCTGGGAACATCCCAAAGACGATATCTGATGGTTTAGTAGAAATAAGCTGGTACCTGCCAAGTGGAATCCCGAACATTGACGTCTTCCCTGAACCTGTGGCTGTAGCTAATCTTCGTGGAGATATTGAGGACTTTCCAACCCAGTTCAAGTTCCTCTGTGAAACATCAGCTgcaatgtttgtgttttgtgatgATCTGGATGTCAAATGTATTCCAGACCTTAGTCAACTGAAACTGCAACTCTTCATTGTCTGTGACTTTCAATCTGGTTTAAAGAAAGAAGCTGCAGAGTTCCAGAAATACAACGTTGAGattatagaaaagagaaaaaatatgAATGAAGCAGAACTTGTGGATAAGATTTGTTCTGAAGTGAAAAAGGTCTTGAAATCAGACCACCTCAAAATTAaagtggagagtatggtggatgTTGCATCTCAGTTGTCTATCCCAGTGGATGAAGAATGCAGTCCTTGTGACACAGCAAAGTATAGAGCAGCCAGAGTAACAGAGAACATCAAACTACCTTTACAAGGGACAACTTGGAAGGAACTCACTAGACTGGAGAAAGAACAATGCATACTTAAATTAGCAGGAGATGAAAAACATGAAAGCAATAAGACTGAACAAAGGAGGGAACAGGTGAAAATTGGCATGAGTGACAGCGTCAAATGGTTCATTGAGGGTTTGAAAAGTCCAGAAGAAGAACGATCTTATTTCCTCAAGTGGATGAAGATCATCCTGGACAACATATCAAGAGCAAAACATTCTGAACTTATGAAGAGAGACCAAAGACAGGCATTTCCTGAGGGTCACCCTGACACCAACATGAAGGAACTTGTTGACAGATCCTTGGGAACAGAACACTTCCTGAGAGAAGTTGGTCAGCTGTATGAAGCATCTATGTGTGTTCCTGAAACCACTGACCTTAAACATCAACTTCAAGAACTGCCAACAATCTGTGCTGATTTAATGTTGGCTGGCTTTCCATTGGAACTCATGGATGGGGATGTGTCTAACATCCCAATGAGGTGGGTAACCGATGTCCTGAAAGAACTTGACTCTCTCATCCAACTCAATAACAAGATTCGAGTGGTTACAATTCTAGGGTCCCAAAGCTCAGGGAAGTCCACTCTTCTTAACACCATGTTTGGTGTTCAGTTTGCTGTCAGCAGTGGAAGATGCACCCGAGGAGCCTTCATGCAGCTCATCAAGATCAAACATGAGTTCAGAGATGTGATCAAATGTGACTTCCTAATGATCATCGATACAGAGGGTTTGAAGGCTGCACAGTTGTTAGACTTAACTGACAACTATAAACACGATAATGAGCTGGCCACGTTTGTGGTAGGACTGAGTGACATATCCATTGTGAACATTGCTATGGAAAACCACTCAGATGTGAGAGATCTCCTGCAGATCGTAGCTCATGCCTTCCTCAGGATGTCTCAGAAAGAATCAGGGAAGAAGCCCGGTTGTCTGTTTGTGCACCAGAATGTGCCGGATATCTCTGCTCCTCACAAAAACCGTAGGGATCAGAAGCTCCTTTTAGAACAGCTCAATGAAATGACAAGCGTTGCAAGCAGGATGGAACATTTGGGTAAAGACTTGGTATTCACTGACATCATCAACTACAGAGCAGAGGACACCTGCTACCTGCCAGGTCTGTGGTATGGAAGTCCACCCATGGCTCCAGTCAATCAAGGCTATAGTGAAGGTGTGGCCAAAGTCAAGAGCTATTTAATCCAAACATTTTCTAATAAAACCGAAGCAGCAGAAACATTGCTGGATTTCAGCAAGTCTGTGAAAGATTTATGGGATGCAGTAAAGTGTGAGAACTTCCTCTTTAACTTTCGCAACAGCCTGGTGGCTGAAGCATACAGCAAGCTTAGTGCAGAGTTTAGCAGTTGGGAATGGGACTTCCAAAAGCCGATTTCCATTTGGCTGTTGGAGGCAGAAACTAGAGTGGCAAACTATGGTTTGATTGACTCTCAAGAAGAGAATCTCCTTGACAAATTTGCAGAAGAGTTAAGAACTGAAGCTAACCTTCAACTTGAGAGACATGGAAATATTTTTGTCAACAAAGTGGCTGAATACTACAAAACAGGTGCAAATTTGCGACTGGTTGAGAAGTACAAGAATGAATTCCACATTGATACAGAAagcagaaagaggaggatgGCCAAGACAGTGGAGAGAAGATTAGAAGTTGCTGTGGATGTGAGAAAATGCACATTTGGAGTAGACAGAATTACAAAAAACAATAAAACTATTATGGAGAAAAATGTTTCTGAACTTGTTGAGTGTTGTCGAGGTAAACAGAAAATGACCGTAGAGCAAATCGAACAAGAATTTGAAAAGATGTGGACTGAAACTTCAGAACAGCTCTCATTTAAATGTCATGAGACTCAAAATGTTCCAGCACTGATCACCACTGATCTTCATGTTAACTTGACAAGGGAAGGTCCCAAAGTCCAGGAGATGCTAAATAAATCAAAGCCTTTAGAGAACTGTGGGAAAGATGCATTTAAAGTGAACAGGGAACACATAATTAAGAAGCTATTCAATAAGAATTTTTCAAAGAGCACTTTTGAGACTGAAAAGGTTCAAGACATGGCCAATGACACCATAAACCAGTGTCTGACATTTGTAGCAGGAAAGGTGAAAGAAAAAACTGACTACCACCCAGCTCACACCATGGAACTACTGGAATTAATTGAAAATAACCTGAAAAAACACTGTGAGTTGGACATAAGTCCTAAGATTGCTGCAGCTCTGAAAATACACATCTGTGGGCATGCAGCGAGGGAATTTCAGAGCATGCATGAAGCTTTCATCAAAGACAAAGACCCAGAAAGAAACTTTTTGGCGTTGAAGCCCCAGTACTGTAATGACTTCAAAGGCCTTTACTACCAGAAAGAAACGAGGAAAGAGTACAAAAGAAAGGCCAAATAA